CGGCACGGCCGAGGGCGTCGAGACCCCGATCGGCATCCTGCCGACCAAGGAGGCCCTCGACACCGACGGCCTGGACCTGGCCGAGTCCGACCTGGAGTTCCTGCTCACGGTCGACAAGGAGGTCTGGCGCGAGGAGGCCGCCCTGGTCCCCGAGCACCTCAACACCTTCGGCGACCACACGCCGAAGGAGCTGTGGGACCAGTACCGCGCGCTGGTGCAGCGCCTGGGCTGAGCCCCACCCCCGACTCCGCGGCCGGCCCGAACCGACAGTGCCCTGACCAGCAACATCGTCAAGGCCGGCCGCGGGACACACCGGCGGGACCCGTACAACGGCGTGCGGGGTTCGGGGCCGGTCACCGCGCCCTCCGTCCGCCCCGACGGAAACCAGCGACGACCGGCCCCCTCCCGCCCGCTTCGGCGCGGCCCCCAGGCGGGCTCACGAACGTGCCGATGAATGACCGAGCGCTCCGGCCGACGGCCTACGTCGACCGGGGCGCTCGGGCGTTTTCGGGGTGCGGGTATCGATGCCGGCGTCGGTGTCGGCTTCGGTGAACAGCTCGCACCACACCGTCTTGCGACCCGGCTCCTGCTGCACGCCCCACCGCACGGCCAGCGCGTCGAGCAGGGCCAGTCCGCGGCCCGACTCGGCTTCGGTGCCGACGCCCGCGACCAGGACAGGCAACGCCCCGGGGTCGGGGTCGCTGACACCCAACCGGATCCGCCCGCCTTCCTCGCGCCACACCCGCACCGTGACGGGGACGGTCTCCCCGACGTGCCGGACCACGTTCGTGACGAGCTCGCTCGCGCACAGCTGCACGTCGGTCCCGTACGGGCGCAGCGCCCGCCGCACGCCGGACACCCCGGCCGGGGTCGCGAGCAACTCCAGCGTCGTCACCGGCGGCATCACGCGGCAGCCTGCCGGAGAGCCGCGGCCAGGGCCTGCGCGGTGAGGAGATTGCAGGCACCGAGCGTGATCAGCGGCCGCGCGGGCCGGGAGGCGAGAGCCGGTAGATCGAGTCCGAGGGACGGCAGGGTGATGCCGAGCGCGGCGAGCGCGGCTCGCAACTCCTGGACGCAGGCGTCGGCTTCGGCGGGGCTGTGCATGGGGTTCACACCTTCCAGTGCGCTGTGTGACGAACTGCTCACACTCTGATGCCGACGCCCGTAGCGTGACAGCCCTTCGCTTTCCCGCTCCTGAACTGCGGCTTCGTGGTGAAGGGGCAGGTAGCGGGCGGTAACGGCACACCAAGGACGGTGAACGATGGGTCAGCGCAAGGACATCGACGGTTCGACGGGCGTCCCGACCTTCTACGGCAGTGAGTTGCGCTTCAAGCGGGAGGAGGCGGGCCTCACCCTCCAGCAACTCGTCGAGGGCAGCTTCTACGGCCCGAGCCACCTCAGCGAGATCGAGCGGGGCACGCGCCGGATGCCGGCGGAACTCGCCGAGCACGTGGACAGGATGCTCGGCACGGACGGCTTCTTCAGGCGGCGCTGCGAGGACGTACGACGGGCAAAACGGCGGGGGCACGCGAGCTACTTCGAGCGGGTGCTGGAGGCGGAGCAGCACGCGGAGACCATCGAGGAGTGGTGCCCGACGCTGGTGCCGGGGTTGTTGCAGACGGAGGCGTACGCGCGGGCGGTGGTGCGGGCAACGCACCCACTTGCTCCGGACGATGAGGTAGAGGAGAAGGTCACCGCCCGACTGGCACGAGCTCGCCTCTTCGAGAAGAACCACACGACGCCGGTGTACTGGGCCATCCTCTCCGAGAGCCTGCTCCGCCAGCCGATCGTTCCGCGCGATCAGGCAGCCGAACAGTGGCAGCACATCGCCGGGTTGACCCGACGGCATCGGATGGTTCCCCAGATCCTTCCGTGGAACTGCGGAGCGCACCCTTTCATGCTGGGCACGGCCAAGATCATGACGTTCCCCGATGCACCGCCGCTGGTCTACACGGAGGCCCTGCACAGCGGGGACACCATCGACGATCCGGGCCTCGTTAAGGATTACCGAAGGTCGTACGATCTGCTCAGGGCCGCCGCGCTACCTCGGGAGGCGTCCCTCGCCCTGATCGAGCAAGCGGCTGAGGATGGCGGAGATGGCAAGCAACGCAATTGACTTGAGCACAGCCGTCTGGCGCAAGAGCACCTACAGCAACGGAAGTGGCGGCGACTGCGTGGAGGTAGCCGAAGCCTTCCCCGGCGCCGCCCGCTGGCGCAAAAGCACCTTCAGCAACGGGGACGGCGGCAACTGCCTCGAAGTGTGCGACGCCCACGCCTCCGTCGTCCCCGTCCGTGACTCCAAGGTCCCCCACGGCCCGGTCCTCACCATCACGGCCCCGGCCTGGACGTCCTTCGTCACGTCCCTCAAGTCGCCCGTCACCGGCGTGTGCGGAGGCCCTGCACCAGGCCGATGACGGCCATCAGGCCGCCCATGAGCACATGGTTCTCTTCCCGGGCGCCCAGGATGATGCAAAACAGACCGAATGCGGAGCCGATCACCACGAACAGCGTCAGCTTCATGGCATGACTGAGGTGCTTCATCGGTCCTTTCCCCTCATTAGCTTGATCTACCACCACGCCTCACTGCAGAGCACTTACCACACCCTCGCGAGAGGTGCCCGTCCCCATGCGCGAAGCAGAAGGACGGGCTGCTTTTTACGCTGGAAGTCAATCGATGTTGGTCAAAACGACTCCGATCACTCCCAGGACGATGCCGGCCCAGATGAGAATGGCGAGAATTGATTTCTTGGTCATTGGCATGCGTCCACGGTGCTGAGTCCGTTAGCGATGAGGCCTATCCCGCCTCCGATCGCTGCCACGGATGCAGGCGTGGACAAGCCTCCTGAACCGATGGCAGACGCGATTCCCGCGCCAAGTGCCACTGCACCGCCGAGGAGTTGCAGGCCTGAACCTACACACCCCAACGAGATCATGCCGCTGGGGTCGGTGCGGTTGATGCAATATCCGGCGGCGTACAGGTAGGGGTTGGCCGGCCTCTTGGCCGGAGGGGTCGGGTTGGCTTCGTGCGCTCGGAGTTTCGGGACCGTGGAGTGGAACGCCGGCAAAGCCCCGGCCTCACTTGCATGAGACCGGGGCCAGGGGGCTGTGACCCGAAGTCACCGTTAGATCAGAGACCGTCCGTTCCCCGCTCTGTTCGTGAGTGCTGCCAGCGCATGACGCGAAGAGTGAGGTAGTAGGCCAAAGCCGCCAGGAAGAGCACGCTGACGATGAGGCGCGCCGTTCTCCACGCTGCACCTTCGGTATGCCATGTGGCAGCCACAAGGTTCATGGCCACCGCGACGGTAAAAGCACAGCCCAGCAGTTTGGCCGCGCGTGCGACCTGGTATGAAGGGACGTTCCTCATCATCGTTTCCCGTGAGTCAGCTGGTGATGTCGTCGACCGGGTTGGCGCAGTGGCCTAGGTCCTTGAACTCATCGCTCCACGCGTTGTCGGTGTCCTGCCATGCTTCCTTGGCGTAGCAGCCGACGATGATCGCCCCACCGGCCCGCTGCAGGAGCATCCCGCTCTTGGACTTGACGAAGCGCATCTTCTGACTCGAGGTTCCTGATGCTTCCGGATAGCAAGCCAGGTGTGCGTCGAATGGTTGCGCTGCCGACCTCAGCCCAAGATGGTCAGCGCGATTCCGATCACTCCCAACGCGATGCCGGTCCAGATGAGTGTGACGAGGAGGGAGCGATGGTCCATCCGATCGGGAGGGAGTCTCTTCGGGTCCTTGCCTCTCATTGACTTGACCTGCCACCACGCTTCATGGCATACGTAAGCATTCCGATGCCGATGATCCCGAGCATGCCCAGCGTGATGAGGATTATCTTCCCGGATCCTTCAGTCAGAGATCCTTGGATCAGAGCGGCGACTGACACCACGCCGCTGACAGCGGCGAAGATCTTCAGCTTTCGCTTTTCATCCACTTCTAAACTCCACTCTTTCGACGTACTGTGCCCAGCGGTGGAGGGTGCTGCATTCTGCATTCCCCTCCACCGCAGATGACAAATCGGTGCGGCCGCTCCGGAGACCGTTAGCCGTAGCTGATTATCTCAGCGTTGTTGTAGCCGAGAATCCCTCCGACGGCACAGCTTGTCACCACAGCTCCCGCCGTTCCCCACGGCCCGAAGGTGCTGGCCGCCGTGATGATTCCCGTTTCTGCCGCAGCTCCAATTCCAGCAACGCAGCCCGTGGCAGCTCCCCATATATCGTTAGTGTCCTCGAGGAAGTTGGAAACACTGTCGAGGAACCCGAGTCCGGACGGGTCCACGTTGTTGACAGGATCGCCACCGGTGTACAGGTAGGGGTTGCTTTCCTGCCCCGACGGGTCCGGCTGGGTGAAGCGGCCGAGGGTGGGGTCGTAGTAGCGGTGGCCCATCTTGTAGAGGCCGGTCGGATCCAGGTACGTGCCCGCGTAGCGGTGCGGCTGGGGGACTGCCTCGGTGGTGGTGCCGCGGGGCAGGCCGGTGGGGCCGTAGGCGTAGGTGTGCGTGCGCTTGCCGGTGGCGTCGGTGAGGCCGAGGACGTTGCCCGTGGCGTCGGTGAGGTAGTAGTAGGACTTCCCCCCAGTCGTCATGGAGTTCAAGGTGCCCGCCGGTTCGCGGATGAATCCGGTGTCCACGCCGTTCGTCGTCGTGGAGGCCAGACCCAGTGCGGTGTGGTGGAACCAGGTCGAACCCAGCTTGGTGCGCTCGGAGTTGTCCGTGCCGGCGTGGACCAGGTCGTAGCTCTTGCCGCCCGCCGTGATGCCGGAAAGCTGGCTGTGGTCCGTCCACGTCTCGTTCGTGCGAGCCGTGGCGCTCGCGCCCGCCGTCTCGTTGCCGAGCTTGTCGTAGGACCAGCCGGTGGTGGAGCCGTTCTTGCCGGTCAGCTCGGAGGCGTCGTCGTAGGTGTAGGTCGTGCCGCCGGGGCAGGCGTTCTTGGTGCCGTCCTGGCTGGTGAGGTTGCCGGCCTTGTCCCAGCAGTAGAGCCACGACGCCTTGCGGGCACCCGCGGAGTCGGCTTCCAGTGCGTAGCGCAGGCGGTCCTGAGAGTCGTAGTCGTAGGTGGTCTTGTACTTGGTGAGGTTGTCGGTGCGGGTGCGGATCTTCGTCGTGTCCTTGCCCGCGGAGTTCTTGTAGCCGTAGGTCAGGTCGATCAGCGTGGTCGTGCCCGACGTGGTCCTGACGGCCTCGGGGCGGCCGTTGTCGTCGATCGTCACCGACTGCGTCGTGCCGCCGGGGTAGACGGTCTTGGTGCGCTTGTCGTTGTCGTCGTAGTCGAAGTCGGTCTTCTTGCCGTCCGGGGCGACCAAGTAGTCCAGGCGGCCGGCCTTGTCCCAGGTGTAGTCGGTCTTGCCGGTCGGGTCGATGTAGTGGTCGACCTCGCCGCCCGGGGTGTAGGCCAGCGCCGTCTGGGCGCCGTTCTGCAGGGTGCGGACGCTCTCGCGATTGAGCTTGTCGTAGGTCCAGCCCGTGGTGCCGGAGGCGTCCGTGCGGGTCCTGACATTGCCGTCGCCGTCGTAGGCGTAGGTGACCGTCGCATTGGTGGAGGACACCTTCGTCACGCGGTCACGGTTGTCGTAGACGTAGACGGTCTTGATGCCGCGTCCGTCGGTGACGGTCTCCACCCGGCCGAGCGCGTCGTAGGTGTAGGTCGTAGTGCCCAGCGGGGCGGGCGGTGTCACCTTCTTGAGGTTGCCCTTGGTGTCGTACTCGAAGGAGGTGACCTTGCCGCCCGCGTCCTTGGCGGTGCAGCGCTGGCCCTCGAAGCCGCCGCAGGTCGGGGTGTCCTTGTTGTAGGTGTACTCGCGGGTGCCGCCGGCGGTGCCGGACGTGGTGACCGACATCGTGTTGCCGTTGGTGTCGTACTTGAAGGTGTCCTTGCGGCCGTCCGCGGTGGTGAAGTCGTTGGGCAGATCGGTCCCGGCGATCGTCTGAAACGCCGTCACGGACGCCGTCGCCCCGAGCGGGAGCTTCTGGGAGACGGCGTTGTTGCGGCCGTCCCAGCCGTAGGTGGTGGTGTTGCCGCCGGTGCCGTCCGCTCCCGTGCCCATCGCGTCGATCGCGCTCTGGAGAAGGTGGTTGGTGTACTTGGCGTGGCGGGAGTGGTCCAGGGGGTCGGTGACCTTGGTGACCTCGCCGTCCGCGTTGTGGGCGTACTGCGTCTCGTCGCCCTCGGGGTCGGTGACCGTCGTCGTACCCGCTTCCGACGGGGTGGCGGCCGTGTAGTCGTAGCGCCAGGTCGGACCGATGTGGCCGCCGCTGGTCACCTCGGTGGCACGCTGCATGGAGGTGACGCGGCTGTGGTCGTCGTAGGTGAACAGGGTGACGGTGCCCTCGGGAGTGGTCACCTTGGTCAGACGGCGTGAGGAGTCGTAGGCGTAGGCGGTGGCCTTGCCGTCGGTGTCGGTGACCTTCGCCAGGTTGCCCGCCGGGTCCAGATCGAACACGGCCGTGCGGCCCGTGTGGTCCTTGGCCTGCCACTGACTGGCGTTCGTCTTCACCAGGTCGATCCAGCGGCCCGAGCGGGTCTCGGTCAGCTTGAAGCCCTTGTGCTCGCCGCCCTCGTCGTGCTGGCCGACGGTGATCGTGCCGTCGTTCCTGTCCGTGACCTTGGTCAGCGTGCCGTGCTCGTCGTAGGTGTCCTTGGTGCCGGACTTGCGGTCGGTGAGGGTGTAGGTGCCGTCCGCGTTCTTCTTCAGGTCCTTGGAGTACCCCGTCGGCGTGGTGTAGCCGCCGGTCGACATCTCCTTGAACCGCAGGGCGTCGCCGGTGGCGTCGTAGACGACCACCTCACCGTCGCCGGCCTGGAGGTAGCGCTCGTAGGCCTGCCACCAGCGCTGCGACACCTTCCCCCACGGCGCCTCGAGGGAGTTGTACGTCCGGGTCAGCTGGAGCTTCTGGCCCACACCGGCGATGTCGAAGTCCGTCGCGGCGAGCATCAGGTTGCCGTCGGAGACGTTCACCCGCGTCACGAGTGCGTCGTTCAAGCGTGTGTCGATGATCCGGTGCCAGGGCACCTCGCCCTGGCCCTCCGGAACGAACGGGATGGCCTCGGCAGCGGCTTCCGCACGTTCGGCGCCGGCCTTGCCACCGGTACGGGCCTGCTGCGCCGCCCGCCAAGCGGCGACCTCGGCCGACGGCTTGGCCTCCGCCTGCGATTCCGGTGCCCTGACCGACCCGGCCGGAGTCGCCGGAGCCTCCACCTTCGTCGGCCGGGTCCACGGACTCTCCGGCTCCGGTAACTCCGGCTTCGGCGTCGCCGCCAGTCCCGGTGCCGCCGAGAGCACCACGGCGGCGGTCGTGATCGCGGACAGAAGGACGGTTCTATGTGTTCTTCGGGCACGCCACAGCGACGTGCTTCCCGCACGTGAATGCATCAGCTTCCCCCACGGAAGTCAGACAGAACGCGTGACCCATACGGTCACCTCGGCCACACAAGCTGTCACAAGAAGCACACAAGTCGACGCGGCGTGCCCCCGAACGCCTGTTGTATTCGGGTCGGAATGAGCCCTGCCGGTTCATCACGTCAAATCAGGGTGATACTGCCTCAACTGCCCTGTGACGTGGGCGGAATACGCGGTTCTGTCCTCACTTGCGAGGGGCACGTTGACCGAAACCCGTGAGCCACCGCCGCGTCGTCACCGCCCTCGTAGGCGTGACCGATTCGGGCGCGGGTACTGGATGGCCCTCACGAAGGGGTTGATGGCGCCCGGTCCGCGCGTCGCTGCGGGTGCGCGCGGACCGGGGCCGTGTGGGGGAGCCTCGAAGGGCTCAGTGGGACGCCAGGGCGCGCGGCTCCAGCGCCGCGGTGTGGGCGTCCATCCGCTCGGCGGCCAGGATCGCCGCTGCCGTGTCGGCCCGGGAGGCGGCGACGACCAGCGCCCGGCCCGCCAGGGCGTGCGCCCGCCGGTGCAGGGCCGCGAGGCCGGCCTCGCGACGGCCGCTCATCGGTGCACGGACCGGGGTGCGTCCCCCGCGCAGCCGGCCCACCTGCTCCGCGAGCCGCTCCGCGGCCGTGTCCAGGTCGGCCGAGGCCTGCGTCGCACGCAGCTCGTCCGTGACGGCGAGCAGGGCGGCGAGATGGCCGGCGAGCTGGATGTCCAGCTCTTCCTCGCGGGAACGGTGGGGGAAGTCCGGGTTGGGGCCGTCCACCGTGCTGTGGACCGACTTGGTGCGGATCGGTTCGTACATGGGAAGGCCTCCTGAGTTCTTACAGGAAGCCATCCTAGCTTAGATTTCGTCTAAAGTTGAGTTGTTCACAAAACAGGACTGCCTGCACACAAAGCGTGAGCAGGCAGTCGGGGTGCGTCGGGGGTGCGCGGTCAGGGCTGGCTGTAGCCGTCCAGGAAGTGCCCGATCCGCCCCATCGCATCGGTCAGGTCGCCGACCGTCGGCAGGGTGACCACCCGGAAGTGATCCGGCTCCGGCCAGTTGAAGCCCGTGCCCTGGACGACCATGATCTTCTCGCGCCGGAGCAGGTCCAGGACCATCCGGCGGTCGTCCTTGATCTTGAAGACCTTGGGGTCGAGACGCGGGAAGAGGTACAGCGCGCCCTTGGGCTTCACGCAGGACACCCCGGGGATCTGGGTCAGCAGCTCGTACGCCGTGTCCCGCTGCTCCCGCAGCCGCCCGCCCGGCAGCACCAGGTCGTTGATCGTCTGCCGCCCGCTGAGCGCCGCGACGACTCCGTGCTGTCCGGGCATGTTCGCGCACAGGCGCATGTTCGCCAGGATCGTCAGGCCCTCGATGTAGGAGTCGGCGTGGGCGCGCGGCCCGGAGATCGACATCCAGCCGACCCGGTAGCCGGCCACCCGGTAGGCCTTCGACATGCCGTTGAAGGTGAGGGTGAGCAGGTCCGGGGCGACGGAGGCGGTCGGGGTGTGCGTGGCGTCGTCGTAGAGGATCTTGTCGTAGATCTCGTCGGAGCAGACGAGCAGGTTGTGGCGGCGGGCGATGTCGGTCAGCCCCTTGATCATCGCCTCGTCGTAGACGGCCCCGGTCGGGTTGTTCGGGTTGATGATCACGAGCGCCTTGGTGCGGTCGGTGACCTTGCGCTCGATGTCGGCGAGGTCCGGCATCCAGTCGGCCTGCTCGTCGCAGCGGTAGTGCACGGCGGTGCCGCCGGACAGGGAGACGGCTGCGGTCCACAGCGGGTAGTCGGGCGCGGGCACGAGGACCTCGTCGCCGTCGTCCAGCAGGCCCTGCATCGCCATCACGATCAGCTCGGAGACGCCGTTGCCGATGAAGACGTGCTCGACGTCCGTCTCGATGCCGAGCGTCTGGTTGTGCATCACGACGGCCCGGCGCGCGGCCA
The Streptomyces tuirus genome window above contains:
- a CDS encoding RHS repeat-associated core domain-containing protein — its product is MVLSAAPGLAATPKPELPEPESPWTRPTKVEAPATPAGSVRAPESQAEAKPSAEVAAWRAAQQARTGGKAGAERAEAAAEAIPFVPEGQGEVPWHRIIDTRLNDALVTRVNVSDGNLMLAATDFDIAGVGQKLQLTRTYNSLEAPWGKVSQRWWQAYERYLQAGDGEVVVYDATGDALRFKEMSTGGYTTPTGYSKDLKKNADGTYTLTDRKSGTKDTYDEHGTLTKVTDRNDGTITVGQHDEGGEHKGFKLTETRSGRWIDLVKTNASQWQAKDHTGRTAVFDLDPAGNLAKVTDTDGKATAYAYDSSRRLTKVTTPEGTVTLFTYDDHSRVTSMQRATEVTSGGHIGPTWRYDYTAATPSEAGTTTVTDPEGDETQYAHNADGEVTKVTDPLDHSRHAKYTNHLLQSAIDAMGTGADGTGGNTTTYGWDGRNNAVSQKLPLGATASVTAFQTIAGTDLPNDFTTADGRKDTFKYDTNGNTMSVTTSGTAGGTREYTYNKDTPTCGGFEGQRCTAKDAGGKVTSFEYDTKGNLKKVTPPAPLGTTTYTYDALGRVETVTDGRGIKTVYVYDNRDRVTKVSSTNATVTYAYDGDGNVRTRTDASGTTGWTYDKLNRESVRTLQNGAQTALAYTPGGEVDHYIDPTGKTDYTWDKAGRLDYLVAPDGKKTDFDYDDNDKRTKTVYPGGTTQSVTIDDNGRPEAVRTTSGTTTLIDLTYGYKNSAGKDTTKIRTRTDNLTKYKTTYDYDSQDRLRYALEADSAGARKASWLYCWDKAGNLTSQDGTKNACPGGTTYTYDDASELTGKNGSTTGWSYDKLGNETAGASATARTNETWTDHSQLSGITAGGKSYDLVHAGTDNSERTKLGSTWFHHTALGLASTTTNGVDTGFIREPAGTLNSMTTGGKSYYYLTDATGNVLGLTDATGKRTHTYAYGPTGLPRGTTTEAVPQPHRYAGTYLDPTGLYKMGHRYYDPTLGRFTQPDPSGQESNPYLYTGGDPVNNVDPSGLGFLDSVSNFLEDTNDIWGAATGCVAGIGAAAETGIITAASTFGPWGTAGAVVTSCAVGGILGYNNAEIISYG
- a CDS encoding pyridoxal phosphate-dependent aminotransferase, yielding MQVIQSTKLANVCYEIRGPVLEEAMRLEAAGHRILKLNTGNPAAFGFECPPEILEDVLRNVSSAHGYGDAKGLLAARRAVVMHNQTLGIETDVEHVFIGNGVSELIVMAMQGLLDDGDEVLVPAPDYPLWTAAVSLSGGTAVHYRCDEQADWMPDLADIERKVTDRTKALVIINPNNPTGAVYDEAMIKGLTDIARRHNLLVCSDEIYDKILYDDATHTPTASVAPDLLTLTFNGMSKAYRVAGYRVGWMSISGPRAHADSYIEGLTILANMRLCANMPGQHGVVAALSGRQTINDLVLPGGRLREQRDTAYELLTQIPGVSCVKPKGALYLFPRLDPKVFKIKDDRRMVLDLLRREKIMVVQGTGFNWPEPDHFRVVTLPTVGDLTDAMGRIGHFLDGYSQP
- a CDS encoding helix-turn-helix domain-containing protein, with protein sequence MGQRKDIDGSTGVPTFYGSELRFKREEAGLTLQQLVEGSFYGPSHLSEIERGTRRMPAELAEHVDRMLGTDGFFRRRCEDVRRAKRRGHASYFERVLEAEQHAETIEEWCPTLVPGLLQTEAYARAVVRATHPLAPDDEVEEKVTARLARARLFEKNHTTPVYWAILSESLLRQPIVPRDQAAEQWQHIAGLTRRHRMVPQILPWNCGAHPFMLGTAKIMTFPDAPPLVYTEALHSGDTIDDPGLVKDYRRSYDLLRAAALPREASLALIEQAAEDGGDGKQRN
- a CDS encoding ATP-binding protein encodes the protein MPPVTTLELLATPAGVSGVRRALRPYGTDVQLCASELVTNVVRHVGETVPVTVRVWREEGGRIRLGVSDPDPGALPVLVAGVGTEAESGRGLALLDALAVRWGVQQEPGRKTVWCELFTEADTDAGIDTRTPKTPERPGRRRPSAGALGHSSARS
- a CDS encoding DUF397 domain-containing protein; amino-acid sequence: MASNAIDLSTAVWRKSTYSNGSGGDCVEVAEAFPGAARWRKSTFSNGDGGNCLEVCDAHASVVPVRDSKVPHGPVLTITAPAWTSFVTSLKSPVTGVCGGPAPGR
- a CDS encoding SCO4983 family protein, which codes for MYEPIRTKSVHSTVDGPNPDFPHRSREEELDIQLAGHLAALLAVTDELRATQASADLDTAAERLAEQVGRLRGGRTPVRAPMSGRREAGLAALHRRAHALAGRALVVAASRADTAAAILAAERMDAHTAALEPRALASH